In Odontesthes bonariensis isolate fOdoBon6 chromosome 6, fOdoBon6.hap1, whole genome shotgun sequence, one genomic interval encodes:
- the mtmr3 gene encoding phosphatidylinositol-3,5-bisphosphate 3-phosphatase MTMR3 isoform X4, translating to MTFSLQEEEGQQSLECIQANQIFPKKSPILEEENMQVPFPELHGEFAEYVGRAEDAIIAMSSYRLHIKFKESVVNTCCCEVSVPLQLIENVECRDMFQLHVTCKDCKVVRCQFSTFEQCQEWLKRLNVVVRPPSRLEDLFSFAFHAWCMEVYAGEKEQHGELCRPGEHVTSWFKNEVERMGFDTQNAWRISDINSKFRLCPSYPQQLLVPAWITDKELENVAAFRSWKRFPAVVYRHLSTGAVIARCGQPEVSWWGWRNADDEHLVQSIAKACAVDGSSRKHLPNGNYTNGSVLPDTDFESSMTNSAEVETLAIQPHKLLILDARSYAAAVANRAKGGGCECPEYYPNCEVVFMGMANIHSIRKSFQSLRFLCTQMPDPANWLSALESTKWLQHLSLLLKAALLVVNAVDRDHRPVLVHCSDGWDRTPQIVALSKLLLDPYYRTIEGFQVLVETEWLDFGHKFADRCGHGENSEDLNERCPVFLQWLDCVHQLQRQFPCSFEFNEAFLVKLVQHTYSCLFGTFLCNSGKEREDRHVQERTCSVWSLLRPANRTLRNMLYSSHSEAVLHPVCHVRNLMLWTAVYLPSSSPTTPSDDSCAPYPVPGANPEDAPLGRCTKTRSFDNLPSACELGSSLPPNRRSSDPSLNEKWQDHRRSLELNMAVGPEGGGNQDQEVRPNGVGPYPDGLDSELEDSPLSQDSQVVLRQEEAEEVELSVVMGVAEGQMENILQEATKEEAGADLLKERSASVVNVVDPADAEMKMKVKAEEEHQVSMINGTEMQGEVLANGQHLENGVMEAEEDGESAPLTAQKEEEPDQQAAELTPEGPEKQNLEDSVQEEVTHGPTESCLPEDRTIINGFVDGSPGEPSVDETCPDSESDHGVSEQMEPVDKKVSLMESSTETLTEEACSRLELPAAPPGCMNRQPCGDDRGQFPCFRKERGTETGEHGLSRTLNGGSKQPSLSALQSASADLSRDGLCNGDSSDGDPCGGPHWVKGNGERAPLSRQVSLASCNSLILHPRGSCSQHRWCHTMLSRATISPEQPSRSHLDDDGLTLHTDAIQQRLRQIEAGHQMEVETLKKQVQELWSRLENQHHVGSHRINGDMGDEVTSMTDSEYNLDPNCLSRCSTELFSEASWEQVDKQDTEVTRWYPDHLAAQCYGCESRFWLAARKHHCRNCGNVFCASCCDQKIPVPSQQLFEPSRVCKTCYSNLQLSLPPLDLELEKPIAASSN from the exons ACGTGTTGTTGTGAGGTGTCT GTCCCTCTTCAGCTGATTGAGAACGTGGAGTGTCGGGACATGTTCCAGCTTCATGTCACCTGTAAGGACTGCAAAGTTGTCAG GTGTCAGTTTTCCACCTTTGAGCAGTGTCAGGAATGGCTCAAACGTCTGAATGTGGTCGTGCGCCCTCCCTCTCGTTTGGAGGACCTCTTCTCCTTTGCCTTCCACGCCTGGTGCATGGAGGTGTACGCCGGTGAGAAAGAGCAGCACGGCGAGCTGTGCAGGCCAG GTGAACACGTGACCTCGTGGTTCAAGAACGAGGTGGAGAGGATGGGCTTCGACACTCAAAATGCTTGGAGGATCTCTGATATCAACAGCAAGTTCAG GCTGTGCCCCAGCTATCCCCAGCAGCTCCTGGTGCCAGCCTGGATCACTGACAAGGAGTTGGAAAATGTGGCAGCCTTCCGCTCTTGGAAGAGGTTTCCTGCTGTGGTTTATAG GCACCTGAGCACTGGGGCTGTGATCGCCCGCTGTGGCCAGCCAGAGGTTAGCTGGTGGGGCTGGAGGAACGCTGACGACGAGCACCTGGTTCAGTCCATCGCCAAGGCCTGTGCCGTGGACGGCAGCTCTCGCAAACACCTTCCCAACGGCAACTACACCAACGGCTCAGTCCTGCCCGATACTGACTTTG AGTCCTCCATGACCAACAGTGCAGAGGTGGAGACACTTGCCATCCAGCCCCACAAGTTGCTGATCCTTGATGCCAGGTCCTACGCCGCGGCTGTAGCTAACAGGGCTAAGGGTGGAGGCTGTGAATGCCCAG AGTACTATCCCAACTGTGAGGTGGTGTTCATGGGAATGGCAAACATCCACTCCATCCGCAAGAGTTTCCAGTCTCTGCGTTTTCTCTGCACTCAGATGCCTGATCCAGccaa CTGGCTTTCTGCTCTGGAGAGCACAAAGTGGCTGCAGCACCTCTCCCTGCTGCTGAAGGCGGCCCTGCTGGTGGTCAACGCCGTTGATCGGGACCACAGGCCCGTCTTGGTGCACTGCTCCGACGGCTGGGACCGCACACCTCAGATCGTTGCCCTGTCCAAGCTGCTGTTGGACCCTTACTACCGCACCATCGAG GGTTTCCAGGTTTTGGTGGAGACAGAATGGCTGGACTTTGGACATAAGTTTGCCGACCGCTGTGGCCACGGGGAGAACTCGGAGGACCTGAATGAGCGCTGCCCGGTCTTTCTGCAGTGGCTGGACTGTGTACATCAGCTGCAAAGGCAATTCCCGTGCTCCTTTGAGTTTAATGAGGCCTTCCTG gtgAAGCTGGTGCAGCACACCTACTCCTGCCTGTTCGGCACCTTCCTGTGTAACAGCGGCAAGGAGAGGGAGGATCGCCACGTTCAGGAGAGAACCTGCTCAGTCTGGTCACTGCTCAGACCAGCCAACCGAACACTGAGGAACATGCTGTACTCCTCCCACTCCGAGGCC GTTCTCCACCCGGTGTGTCACGTACGGAACCTGATGCTGTGGACAGCGGTCTACTTACCCAGCTCCTCTCCCACCACCCCCTCCGATGACTCCTGCGCCCCTTACCCTGTGCCTGGTGCCAACCCGGAGGATGCGCCCCTGGGCAG ATGTACGAAGACTCGCTCTTTCGACAATTTGCCCAGCGCGTGTGAGCTGGGAAGCTCTCTGCCTCCTAACCGTCGCTCCAGTGACCCGAGCCTCAATGAGAAGTGGCAGGACCACCGGCGCTCTCTGGAACTCAACATGGCAGTGGGGCCAGAGGGAGGGGGAAATCAGGATCAAGAGGTGCGGCCTAACGGAGTGGGGCCTTATCCAGATGGTCTGGACTCTGAGCTTGAGGACAGCCCGCTGTCCCAGGACTCGCAAGTTGTGCTCCGAcaagaggaagcagaggaggtggagCTGTCTGTGGTGATGGGAGTGGCTGAGGGCCAAATGGAGAATATTCTTCAGGAAGCCACGAAAGAGGAGGCGGGAGCGGATTTACTGAAAGAGAGAAGTGCTTCCGTGGTTAATGTCGTTGACCCTGCTGACGCAGAAATGAAGATGAAAGTAAAAGCTGAGGAGGAGCATCAGGTTTCGATGATCAATGGGACTGAGATGCAAGGAGAAGTACTTGCTAATGGTCAACATCTAGAAAATGGAGTGATGGAGGCCGAGGAGGACGGTGAATCTGCTCCTCTGACTGCGCAGAAAGAAGAGGAGCCGGACCAGCAAGCAGCTGAGCTGACACCAGAAGGCCCGGAGAAGCAGAACCTAGAGGACTCCGTTCAAGAGGAAGTTACACATGGACCCACCGAGTCCTGCTTGCCAGAGGACAGAACTATAATTAATGGCTTTGTGGACGGGTCACCTGGAGAGCCAAGTGTCGATGAGACCTGCCCTGACTCTGAATCTGACCACGGTGTCTCTGAGCAGATGGAGCCGGTGGATAAGAAGGTGTCTCTCATGGAAAGCTCCACAGAGACTTTAACTGAAGAAGCCTGCAGCAGACTGGAGCTTCCAGCAGCACCGCCTGGTTGTATGAACCGTCAACCCTGCGGGGATGACAGGGGCCAGTTTCCCTGCTTCAGAAAAGAGAGGGGCACGGAGACGGGTGAGCATGGGTTAAGCAGAACTTTAAATGGGGGCAGCAAGCAACCCTCATTAAGTGCCTTACAGTCTGCGAGTGCTGACCTGAGCAGGGACGGGCTCTGTAACGGGGACAGCTCTGATGGAGATCCCTGCGGAGGACCTCACTGGGTCAAAGGGAATGGGGAACGGGCCCCTCTGAGTCGCCAGGTGTCCCTCGCAAGCTGCAACTCCCTGATCCTCCATCCTCGGGGCAGCTGCTCTCAGCACCGCTGGTGCCACACTATGTTGAGCCGGGCCACCATCAGCCCGGAGCAGCCATCCCGCAGCCACCTGGACGACGACGGACTGACCCTGCACACGGACGCCATTCAGCAGAGGCTGAGGCAGATCGAGGCGGGACACCAGATGGAGGTGGAGACTCTAAAAAAGCAGGTCCAGGAACTGTGGAGTCGCCTGGAGAATCAGCACCATGTCGGCTCTCACAGAATCAACGGAGACATGGGAGACGAAGTG ACCTCAATGACGGACTCCGAGTACAACCTTGACCCAAACTGCTTGTCGCGCTGCAGCACGGAGCTCTTCTCTGAGGCCAGCTGGGAGCAGGTGGACAAGCAGGACACTGAG GTCACTCGCTGGTACCCTGATCATTTGGCTGCCCAGTGTTACGGCTGTGAGAGCAGATTCTGGCTTGCCGCCAGGAAGCATCACTGCAG GAACTGTGGTAACGTGTTCTGCGCCAGCTGTTGTGACCAGAAGATCCCAGTGCCAAGCCAGCAGCTGTTCGAGCCCAGCCGCGTCTGTAAGACCTGCTACAGCAACCTCCAGCTCAGCTTGCCCCCCCTGGACCTCGAGCTGGAGAAGCCCATCGCAGCAAGCTCCAACTGA
- the mtmr3 gene encoding phosphatidylinositol-3,5-bisphosphate 3-phosphatase MTMR3 isoform X2 — protein MEEEGQQSLECIQANQIFPKKSPILEEENMQVPFPELHGEFAEYVGRAEDAIIAMSSYRLHIKFKESVVNTCCCEVSVPLQLIENVECRDMFQLHVTCKDCKVVRCQFSTFEQCQEWLKRLNVVVRPPSRLEDLFSFAFHAWCMEVYAGEKEQHGELCRPGEHVTSWFKNEVERMGFDTQNAWRISDINSKFRLCPSYPQQLLVPAWITDKELENVAAFRSWKRFPAVVYRHLSTGAVIARCGQPEVSWWGWRNADDEHLVQSIAKACAVDGSSRKHLPNGNYTNGSVLPDTDFESSMTNSAEVETLAIQPHKLLILDARSYAAAVANRAKGGGCECPEYYPNCEVVFMGMANIHSIRKSFQSLRFLCTQMPDPANWLSALESTKWLQHLSLLLKAALLVVNAVDRDHRPVLVHCSDGWDRTPQIVALSKLLLDPYYRTIEGFQVLVETEWLDFGHKFADRCGHGENSEDLNERCPVFLQWLDCVHQLQRQFPCSFEFNEAFLVKLVQHTYSCLFGTFLCNSGKEREDRHVQERTCSVWSLLRPANRTLRNMLYSSHSEAVLHPVCHVRNLMLWTAVYLPSSSPTTPSDDSCAPYPVPGANPEDAPLGRCTKTRSFDNLPSACELGSSLPPNRRSSDPSLNEKWQDHRRSLELNMAVGPEGGGNQDQEVRPNGVGPYPDGLDSELEDSPLSQDSQVVLRQEEAEEVELSVVMGVAEGQMENILQEATKEEAGADLLKERSASVVNVVDPADAEMKMKVKAEEEHQVSMINGTEMQGEVLANGQHLENGVMEAEEDGESAPLTAQKEEEPDQQAAELTPEGPEKQNLEDSVQEEVTHGPTESCLPEDRTIINGFVDGSPGEPSVDETCPDSESDHGVSEQMEPVDKKVSLMESSTETLTEEACSRLELPAAPPGCMNRQPCGDDRGQFPCFRKERGTETGEHGLSRTLNGGSKQPSLSALQSASADLSRDGLCNGDSSDGDPCGGPHWVKGNGERAPLSRQVSLASCNSLILHPRGSCSQHRWCHTMLSRATISPEQPSRSHLDDDGLTLHTDAIQQRLRQIEAGHQMEVETLKKQVQELWSRLENQHHVGSHRINGDMGDEVTSMTDSEYNLDPNCLSRCSTELFSEASWEQVDKQDTEVTRWYPDHLAAQCYGCESRFWLAARKHHCSGREPVKEVWNCGNVFCASCCDQKIPVPSQQLFEPSRVCKTCYSNLQLSLPPLDLELEKPIAASSN, from the exons ACGTGTTGTTGTGAGGTGTCT GTCCCTCTTCAGCTGATTGAGAACGTGGAGTGTCGGGACATGTTCCAGCTTCATGTCACCTGTAAGGACTGCAAAGTTGTCAG GTGTCAGTTTTCCACCTTTGAGCAGTGTCAGGAATGGCTCAAACGTCTGAATGTGGTCGTGCGCCCTCCCTCTCGTTTGGAGGACCTCTTCTCCTTTGCCTTCCACGCCTGGTGCATGGAGGTGTACGCCGGTGAGAAAGAGCAGCACGGCGAGCTGTGCAGGCCAG GTGAACACGTGACCTCGTGGTTCAAGAACGAGGTGGAGAGGATGGGCTTCGACACTCAAAATGCTTGGAGGATCTCTGATATCAACAGCAAGTTCAG GCTGTGCCCCAGCTATCCCCAGCAGCTCCTGGTGCCAGCCTGGATCACTGACAAGGAGTTGGAAAATGTGGCAGCCTTCCGCTCTTGGAAGAGGTTTCCTGCTGTGGTTTATAG GCACCTGAGCACTGGGGCTGTGATCGCCCGCTGTGGCCAGCCAGAGGTTAGCTGGTGGGGCTGGAGGAACGCTGACGACGAGCACCTGGTTCAGTCCATCGCCAAGGCCTGTGCCGTGGACGGCAGCTCTCGCAAACACCTTCCCAACGGCAACTACACCAACGGCTCAGTCCTGCCCGATACTGACTTTG AGTCCTCCATGACCAACAGTGCAGAGGTGGAGACACTTGCCATCCAGCCCCACAAGTTGCTGATCCTTGATGCCAGGTCCTACGCCGCGGCTGTAGCTAACAGGGCTAAGGGTGGAGGCTGTGAATGCCCAG AGTACTATCCCAACTGTGAGGTGGTGTTCATGGGAATGGCAAACATCCACTCCATCCGCAAGAGTTTCCAGTCTCTGCGTTTTCTCTGCACTCAGATGCCTGATCCAGccaa CTGGCTTTCTGCTCTGGAGAGCACAAAGTGGCTGCAGCACCTCTCCCTGCTGCTGAAGGCGGCCCTGCTGGTGGTCAACGCCGTTGATCGGGACCACAGGCCCGTCTTGGTGCACTGCTCCGACGGCTGGGACCGCACACCTCAGATCGTTGCCCTGTCCAAGCTGCTGTTGGACCCTTACTACCGCACCATCGAG GGTTTCCAGGTTTTGGTGGAGACAGAATGGCTGGACTTTGGACATAAGTTTGCCGACCGCTGTGGCCACGGGGAGAACTCGGAGGACCTGAATGAGCGCTGCCCGGTCTTTCTGCAGTGGCTGGACTGTGTACATCAGCTGCAAAGGCAATTCCCGTGCTCCTTTGAGTTTAATGAGGCCTTCCTG gtgAAGCTGGTGCAGCACACCTACTCCTGCCTGTTCGGCACCTTCCTGTGTAACAGCGGCAAGGAGAGGGAGGATCGCCACGTTCAGGAGAGAACCTGCTCAGTCTGGTCACTGCTCAGACCAGCCAACCGAACACTGAGGAACATGCTGTACTCCTCCCACTCCGAGGCC GTTCTCCACCCGGTGTGTCACGTACGGAACCTGATGCTGTGGACAGCGGTCTACTTACCCAGCTCCTCTCCCACCACCCCCTCCGATGACTCCTGCGCCCCTTACCCTGTGCCTGGTGCCAACCCGGAGGATGCGCCCCTGGGCAG ATGTACGAAGACTCGCTCTTTCGACAATTTGCCCAGCGCGTGTGAGCTGGGAAGCTCTCTGCCTCCTAACCGTCGCTCCAGTGACCCGAGCCTCAATGAGAAGTGGCAGGACCACCGGCGCTCTCTGGAACTCAACATGGCAGTGGGGCCAGAGGGAGGGGGAAATCAGGATCAAGAGGTGCGGCCTAACGGAGTGGGGCCTTATCCAGATGGTCTGGACTCTGAGCTTGAGGACAGCCCGCTGTCCCAGGACTCGCAAGTTGTGCTCCGAcaagaggaagcagaggaggtggagCTGTCTGTGGTGATGGGAGTGGCTGAGGGCCAAATGGAGAATATTCTTCAGGAAGCCACGAAAGAGGAGGCGGGAGCGGATTTACTGAAAGAGAGAAGTGCTTCCGTGGTTAATGTCGTTGACCCTGCTGACGCAGAAATGAAGATGAAAGTAAAAGCTGAGGAGGAGCATCAGGTTTCGATGATCAATGGGACTGAGATGCAAGGAGAAGTACTTGCTAATGGTCAACATCTAGAAAATGGAGTGATGGAGGCCGAGGAGGACGGTGAATCTGCTCCTCTGACTGCGCAGAAAGAAGAGGAGCCGGACCAGCAAGCAGCTGAGCTGACACCAGAAGGCCCGGAGAAGCAGAACCTAGAGGACTCCGTTCAAGAGGAAGTTACACATGGACCCACCGAGTCCTGCTTGCCAGAGGACAGAACTATAATTAATGGCTTTGTGGACGGGTCACCTGGAGAGCCAAGTGTCGATGAGACCTGCCCTGACTCTGAATCTGACCACGGTGTCTCTGAGCAGATGGAGCCGGTGGATAAGAAGGTGTCTCTCATGGAAAGCTCCACAGAGACTTTAACTGAAGAAGCCTGCAGCAGACTGGAGCTTCCAGCAGCACCGCCTGGTTGTATGAACCGTCAACCCTGCGGGGATGACAGGGGCCAGTTTCCCTGCTTCAGAAAAGAGAGGGGCACGGAGACGGGTGAGCATGGGTTAAGCAGAACTTTAAATGGGGGCAGCAAGCAACCCTCATTAAGTGCCTTACAGTCTGCGAGTGCTGACCTGAGCAGGGACGGGCTCTGTAACGGGGACAGCTCTGATGGAGATCCCTGCGGAGGACCTCACTGGGTCAAAGGGAATGGGGAACGGGCCCCTCTGAGTCGCCAGGTGTCCCTCGCAAGCTGCAACTCCCTGATCCTCCATCCTCGGGGCAGCTGCTCTCAGCACCGCTGGTGCCACACTATGTTGAGCCGGGCCACCATCAGCCCGGAGCAGCCATCCCGCAGCCACCTGGACGACGACGGACTGACCCTGCACACGGACGCCATTCAGCAGAGGCTGAGGCAGATCGAGGCGGGACACCAGATGGAGGTGGAGACTCTAAAAAAGCAGGTCCAGGAACTGTGGAGTCGCCTGGAGAATCAGCACCATGTCGGCTCTCACAGAATCAACGGAGACATGGGAGACGAAGTG ACCTCAATGACGGACTCCGAGTACAACCTTGACCCAAACTGCTTGTCGCGCTGCAGCACGGAGCTCTTCTCTGAGGCCAGCTGGGAGCAGGTGGACAAGCAGGACACTGAG GTCACTCGCTGGTACCCTGATCATTTGGCTGCCCAGTGTTACGGCTGTGAGAGCAGATTCTGGCTTGCCGCCAGGAAGCATCACTGCAG TGGCAGGGAGCCTGTCAAGGAGGTCTG GAACTGTGGTAACGTGTTCTGCGCCAGCTGTTGTGACCAGAAGATCCCAGTGCCAAGCCAGCAGCTGTTCGAGCCCAGCCGCGTCTGTAAGACCTGCTACAGCAACCTCCAGCTCAGCTTGCCCCCCCTGGACCTCGAGCTGGAGAAGCCCATCGCAGCAAGCTCCAACTGA
- the mtmr3 gene encoding phosphatidylinositol-3,5-bisphosphate 3-phosphatase MTMR3 isoform X7 produces MTFSLQEEEGQQSLECIQANQIFPKKSPILEEENMQVPFPELHGEFAEYVGRAEDAIIAMSSYRLHIKFKESVVNVPLQLIENVECRDMFQLHVTCKDCKVVRCQFSTFEQCQEWLKRLNVVVRPPSRLEDLFSFAFHAWCMEVYAGEKEQHGELCRPGEHVTSWFKNEVERMGFDTQNAWRISDINSKFRLCPSYPQQLLVPAWITDKELENVAAFRSWKRFPAVVYRHLSTGAVIARCGQPEVSWWGWRNADDEHLVQSIAKACAVDGSSRKHLPNGNYTNGSVLPDTDFESSMTNSAEVETLAIQPHKLLILDARSYAAAVANRAKGGGCECPEYYPNCEVVFMGMANIHSIRKSFQSLRFLCTQMPDPANWLSALESTKWLQHLSLLLKAALLVVNAVDRDHRPVLVHCSDGWDRTPQIVALSKLLLDPYYRTIEGFQVLVETEWLDFGHKFADRCGHGENSEDLNERCPVFLQWLDCVHQLQRQFPCSFEFNEAFLVKLVQHTYSCLFGTFLCNSGKEREDRHVQERTCSVWSLLRPANRTLRNMLYSSHSEAVLHPVCHVRNLMLWTAVYLPSSSPTTPSDDSCAPYPVPGANPEDAPLGRCTKTRSFDNLPSACELGSSLPPNRRSSDPSLNEKWQDHRRSLELNMAVGPEGGGNQDQEVRPNGVGPYPDGLDSELEDSPLSQDSQVVLRQEEAEEVELSVVMGVAEGQMENILQEATKEEAGADLLKERSASVVNVVDPADAEMKMKVKAEEEHQVSMINGTEMQGEVLANGQHLENGVMEAEEDGESAPLTAQKEEEPDQQAAELTPEGPEKQNLEDSVQEEVTHGPTESCLPEDRTIINGFVDGSPGEPSVDETCPDSESDHGVSEQMEPVDKKVSLMESSTETLTEEACSRLELPAAPPGCMNRQPCGDDRGQFPCFRKERGTETGEHGLSRTLNGGSKQPSLSALQSASADLSRDGLCNGDSSDGDPCGGPHWVKGNGERAPLSRQVSLASCNSLILHPRGSCSQHRWCHTMLSRATISPEQPSRSHLDDDGLTLHTDAIQQRLRQIEAGHQMEVETLKKQVQELWSRLENQHHVGSHRINGDMGDEVTSMTDSEYNLDPNCLSRCSTELFSEASWEQVDKQDTEVTRWYPDHLAAQCYGCESRFWLAARKHHCRNCGNVFCASCCDQKIPVPSQQLFEPSRVCKTCYSNLQLSLPPLDLELEKPIAASSN; encoded by the exons GTCCCTCTTCAGCTGATTGAGAACGTGGAGTGTCGGGACATGTTCCAGCTTCATGTCACCTGTAAGGACTGCAAAGTTGTCAG GTGTCAGTTTTCCACCTTTGAGCAGTGTCAGGAATGGCTCAAACGTCTGAATGTGGTCGTGCGCCCTCCCTCTCGTTTGGAGGACCTCTTCTCCTTTGCCTTCCACGCCTGGTGCATGGAGGTGTACGCCGGTGAGAAAGAGCAGCACGGCGAGCTGTGCAGGCCAG GTGAACACGTGACCTCGTGGTTCAAGAACGAGGTGGAGAGGATGGGCTTCGACACTCAAAATGCTTGGAGGATCTCTGATATCAACAGCAAGTTCAG GCTGTGCCCCAGCTATCCCCAGCAGCTCCTGGTGCCAGCCTGGATCACTGACAAGGAGTTGGAAAATGTGGCAGCCTTCCGCTCTTGGAAGAGGTTTCCTGCTGTGGTTTATAG GCACCTGAGCACTGGGGCTGTGATCGCCCGCTGTGGCCAGCCAGAGGTTAGCTGGTGGGGCTGGAGGAACGCTGACGACGAGCACCTGGTTCAGTCCATCGCCAAGGCCTGTGCCGTGGACGGCAGCTCTCGCAAACACCTTCCCAACGGCAACTACACCAACGGCTCAGTCCTGCCCGATACTGACTTTG AGTCCTCCATGACCAACAGTGCAGAGGTGGAGACACTTGCCATCCAGCCCCACAAGTTGCTGATCCTTGATGCCAGGTCCTACGCCGCGGCTGTAGCTAACAGGGCTAAGGGTGGAGGCTGTGAATGCCCAG AGTACTATCCCAACTGTGAGGTGGTGTTCATGGGAATGGCAAACATCCACTCCATCCGCAAGAGTTTCCAGTCTCTGCGTTTTCTCTGCACTCAGATGCCTGATCCAGccaa CTGGCTTTCTGCTCTGGAGAGCACAAAGTGGCTGCAGCACCTCTCCCTGCTGCTGAAGGCGGCCCTGCTGGTGGTCAACGCCGTTGATCGGGACCACAGGCCCGTCTTGGTGCACTGCTCCGACGGCTGGGACCGCACACCTCAGATCGTTGCCCTGTCCAAGCTGCTGTTGGACCCTTACTACCGCACCATCGAG GGTTTCCAGGTTTTGGTGGAGACAGAATGGCTGGACTTTGGACATAAGTTTGCCGACCGCTGTGGCCACGGGGAGAACTCGGAGGACCTGAATGAGCGCTGCCCGGTCTTTCTGCAGTGGCTGGACTGTGTACATCAGCTGCAAAGGCAATTCCCGTGCTCCTTTGAGTTTAATGAGGCCTTCCTG gtgAAGCTGGTGCAGCACACCTACTCCTGCCTGTTCGGCACCTTCCTGTGTAACAGCGGCAAGGAGAGGGAGGATCGCCACGTTCAGGAGAGAACCTGCTCAGTCTGGTCACTGCTCAGACCAGCCAACCGAACACTGAGGAACATGCTGTACTCCTCCCACTCCGAGGCC GTTCTCCACCCGGTGTGTCACGTACGGAACCTGATGCTGTGGACAGCGGTCTACTTACCCAGCTCCTCTCCCACCACCCCCTCCGATGACTCCTGCGCCCCTTACCCTGTGCCTGGTGCCAACCCGGAGGATGCGCCCCTGGGCAG ATGTACGAAGACTCGCTCTTTCGACAATTTGCCCAGCGCGTGTGAGCTGGGAAGCTCTCTGCCTCCTAACCGTCGCTCCAGTGACCCGAGCCTCAATGAGAAGTGGCAGGACCACCGGCGCTCTCTGGAACTCAACATGGCAGTGGGGCCAGAGGGAGGGGGAAATCAGGATCAAGAGGTGCGGCCTAACGGAGTGGGGCCTTATCCAGATGGTCTGGACTCTGAGCTTGAGGACAGCCCGCTGTCCCAGGACTCGCAAGTTGTGCTCCGAcaagaggaagcagaggaggtggagCTGTCTGTGGTGATGGGAGTGGCTGAGGGCCAAATGGAGAATATTCTTCAGGAAGCCACGAAAGAGGAGGCGGGAGCGGATTTACTGAAAGAGAGAAGTGCTTCCGTGGTTAATGTCGTTGACCCTGCTGACGCAGAAATGAAGATGAAAGTAAAAGCTGAGGAGGAGCATCAGGTTTCGATGATCAATGGGACTGAGATGCAAGGAGAAGTACTTGCTAATGGTCAACATCTAGAAAATGGAGTGATGGAGGCCGAGGAGGACGGTGAATCTGCTCCTCTGACTGCGCAGAAAGAAGAGGAGCCGGACCAGCAAGCAGCTGAGCTGACACCAGAAGGCCCGGAGAAGCAGAACCTAGAGGACTCCGTTCAAGAGGAAGTTACACATGGACCCACCGAGTCCTGCTTGCCAGAGGACAGAACTATAATTAATGGCTTTGTGGACGGGTCACCTGGAGAGCCAAGTGTCGATGAGACCTGCCCTGACTCTGAATCTGACCACGGTGTCTCTGAGCAGATGGAGCCGGTGGATAAGAAGGTGTCTCTCATGGAAAGCTCCACAGAGACTTTAACTGAAGAAGCCTGCAGCAGACTGGAGCTTCCAGCAGCACCGCCTGGTTGTATGAACCGTCAACCCTGCGGGGATGACAGGGGCCAGTTTCCCTGCTTCAGAAAAGAGAGGGGCACGGAGACGGGTGAGCATGGGTTAAGCAGAACTTTAAATGGGGGCAGCAAGCAACCCTCATTAAGTGCCTTACAGTCTGCGAGTGCTGACCTGAGCAGGGACGGGCTCTGTAACGGGGACAGCTCTGATGGAGATCCCTGCGGAGGACCTCACTGGGTCAAAGGGAATGGGGAACGGGCCCCTCTGAGTCGCCAGGTGTCCCTCGCAAGCTGCAACTCCCTGATCCTCCATCCTCGGGGCAGCTGCTCTCAGCACCGCTGGTGCCACACTATGTTGAGCCGGGCCACCATCAGCCCGGAGCAGCCATCCCGCAGCCACCTGGACGACGACGGACTGACCCTGCACACGGACGCCATTCAGCAGAGGCTGAGGCAGATCGAGGCGGGACACCAGATGGAGGTGGAGACTCTAAAAAAGCAGGTCCAGGAACTGTGGAGTCGCCTGGAGAATCAGCACCATGTCGGCTCTCACAGAATCAACGGAGACATGGGAGACGAAGTG ACCTCAATGACGGACTCCGAGTACAACCTTGACCCAAACTGCTTGTCGCGCTGCAGCACGGAGCTCTTCTCTGAGGCCAGCTGGGAGCAGGTGGACAAGCAGGACACTGAG GTCACTCGCTGGTACCCTGATCATTTGGCTGCCCAGTGTTACGGCTGTGAGAGCAGATTCTGGCTTGCCGCCAGGAAGCATCACTGCAG GAACTGTGGTAACGTGTTCTGCGCCAGCTGTTGTGACCAGAAGATCCCAGTGCCAAGCCAGCAGCTGTTCGAGCCCAGCCGCGTCTGTAAGACCTGCTACAGCAACCTCCAGCTCAGCTTGCCCCCCCTGGACCTCGAGCTGGAGAAGCCCATCGCAGCAAGCTCCAACTGA